DNA from Solanum stenotomum isolate F172 chromosome 3, ASM1918654v1, whole genome shotgun sequence:
AAATTAACTGGACATAGACTCCATGCAACACAGCCCACTAATTCAATTGGTCATATGTGCCCATGGGCTTGGGCCTTAGAGGGCCCATCTTTTGAGCCTAATTTATTTGGTAAAAGTAAACTCTAAACAAATATTACACCAATAAATTTATTTGCTCAAATTCTTCAGTTAAATTTTGGTCAGGTTTTAATTTGACACGGAGTGTCAAAAaggttttatatatatatattaaactttaaggtcttaaattaaagatgatgtctttccttttttcttgtTAAACTGCAAATTTTCATTCATAACCAAAAGTTTGGTATATGTATCTAATCAGAAACTAAAGTAATAAACATTGAGTTGTTGAAGTGTGATTTGCCATGGTCTGACTCTTGATGTGCATATGCATCGCGTTCCTTTGTACTTAAATGCTCTTTAATCTTATCATTTTAAACGTATTATGTGAAAAATTGAGattataaaattatcaaaaaagaaacttcttttttaaataaattataaaaaaaactaagacaaacaaattgaaataattatagtaCTCAAACTTACTTGCATGTATCACAATTAATTCTATAAGTTAGCTgttattttctatttgtttgataaaaaaaaatgtaaacatTTTAACATGATTAGAACATATAtataatcttttttcttttcgcTAAGTCTAAATAAATGGACAaggataattattttcatttccttttcgCTGCATATCACTTTCCTTACTCTTCTTCCCAAAAGCTAACGTGtgttaaaagtcaaaaagtttAGCCTAATTTattcaagaaataaaatttaaaaaagagcAATGAGTGTTATGCCTTATTCCCCAATTTTATAACTACAATTTATTCTTGCACAGGgaacttatatttaattatttcttagtATTATGAATCTAATTCGACCATTTTGTATTCAATTTCTTAATATATCTAATGCGTAGttgaaaaaaacaattttaatttataaaatatacaaatgaaATTGCTAAACATTACTTGACAGAAAATTGCTAAATAACCAAGTAGAGTGACAAGAATGGATTAAATTAAGTAAAATTTTTGAAGTATAAATCTGGTTACACttatgaattaaaaaataaaattagagcATAATATCCCAATCTGTTCGTTTGAcggtaattatatttttatttatttattattattatataagtaaaatactaaagaaaatTTATTGATGCAAAATTTAAACATGTTGGAGATTTTTGTTACAAAGTTGAAAACCTAACAAAATTGTAGCCGCtataattcttcaaaaaaacGATTGCAAATTCGTTGTCAGTTATAAAGAGCAAGTACTTAACCTGTACAGAGTACAAGACGGACCGTCACCGTCTAAAATTCGGTCACTTAGGAGCTTCGTCGGCGTTAATCTCCGCTTTCCGGCAGAGTATTCAGATCCAAATCAACTCTCTTATGGCTACCTTCTACTTCATCGATCTGGGCATTTTTCTGAAGATATTTCACTGCCACGTTCATCCTCCGTAAGATCGCGAAGAATTCGTTAACCTCCGCCTCCGATGGCGGCGGCGGCTTCGATACTGCGGTGTTCTCCTTCACAGAACTTTCTCTCTCATGCCTGCTCCGATCGACGCCGTTAGCGCCGCCGTTGTCTGTTCTCTTCCGCTTCTTGTGCCGGTCCATCAGTGTAGCCTCGCCGTTGTCGTTAATCTTAATTTTATTCTCTCCTCTGTAGAATAGTCTATTCTCCATGGATGGTTGTTGATTAATTATTAATGCGTTCCACCGATTCACAAATTTGCTGATGTCAGGAATATGATCTCATGGCATTATCATTTTGATGCTTCAACAATGCGCAACTTGTAAAGTTCACCCACGCGCTTCCTTCTGCGCGTCACACAGCAGCTCCTTTTTGGTACATAAACTTGGAGAGAATGACAAAATTAGTATATTGGATCAAAATAGTATGCTTTTAAAGTTTATCAAATGTGAACACTTTTTTATTTTCGTCAAATATTTAGCAAATTGtaatatatctatataataaCTATATACACGGATATGCGGAGTGACGGTCAATGCGAAGTTTGGTGATAGTAACAAATACTTTAAATGTCAAAAAGAGCAAAGGTTTCATGTGAGCAACAATTGCACATATTAGTTGATAATAAGAATCGAGGGAATCCCTAAAAAAGCATATTTTGTTCATACTTCAAAAGAAAATCAGTTCAAAATCAGAAAGTCCGGAGACATCAATGAGAGCCTAGGAAAGAGTTGTCTAGTATGCCTCCCCGCACATCGTGTTGGTTCACAGTTTGTGTTAGAAGTGATGCATGCACACGTTGTCTGGTTGTCGACCCGTAGTAAGGTTCTTTGTCCCAAAGAACGTGTGTCATTGGctaagtatatatatgtatatagtggggactttacttattattttttaagaggTATGTCAAATTAAATATCGACATTTAACGATTAATCGATAAAGTATTTTAtacttataattaaaaaattatcaaaatacatGTTCAATTGTTTATATTTCTACTCGATTGAACATTACGCTCCTTTAATTCGGgcttgttttattatttttcagtgGTCGcacatctttttatttttttatttttcttcaatattaACAAATGACCGATATTCTCGGgataaaaataaagacaaaGACTCGATGAGTCAACAGATTTTATTCGAATAGAAAACATGGTACATCCacgttattattattatgattatattattCCATTAAAGAAATTAAAGCACCCATCCCACTACGTTTCTTTAATCAACACTTACTGCTACatactttaaatatttttttttgaataaataattgacGACTTAAAACGATCCATGTTATAATCAAGGTAAAGTAATAAGATATTGAGAAGACGTTTTGCTGTGTGGATATTATGCTTCTACACCAAACGAAGTTACtgatttgaaaatttgactTTTGAGGACAAAAATGTTGGGCTAAGCCAAATTTTAGAATCGTTTGATTGGTGggataagaataataatttcgAGAAAtttcatgagattattttatcttatcATTTTAATGTCCAACTCAATtgacaattctttttttttttagggacAAGGGGACTATATACCCCAGTTATGCGATTTAGATCTGATATACATCCCCGATATATAGGTGACTCACATATAACCTTATCGTTACATAAATGATCCAGATATAAATCGCAAAGTTGGGGATAAGATGGCTGGTTGAAATCAGTTTTAGATCTTCACAATATATGCCTCATGGTCATGGGCCTAAAGAAACTTCACAAGGCCTAGGCCTTTTACTTCACTCCATAACTGTAAAAAGGAAATGAAGCCCCAGTATTATATCTATATGGAAAAATTACCGAACAGTGggaaattaaaagggaaaattagcaattaagtcataataactaacataattagtcaaaataacaatactttaaaatatttatttaaaatggcagaatgacaatatttttataaaataatatgtattcagattttagtattttaaattaattttatttatggaaagagtcctatattgaaacaaattatataccaataaccgtttaaagtgaaaaaaaaaattaaaccaatacCATTAACTTTTTTTCATCACCATTCACGTTTCTTCCCCAACTTTCACGTTTCTTTCCCACCTTTCACGTTTCAAGTTTATCTTTCTTCAAGGTgctaaattgttgttcatcaagaaattttctttattgttaaacaaaatctctttattaattcaagcaGATTCTCGGTTGGTAAGGTAATTTCCAATATCCATTTCGATTAGTTAtttagatttcttttgatttgttttcaatatcacCGTTTATGGTTTATATTTCGCATTGTACATATTACGAATTTTTcgtcaattttttcaatttttatgcaagtttgtttacatattcatctaatatatatgtatttcaattagttatttagatttCTTTTCAATATCACcgtttatgatttatatttcgCATTGTACATATTACGAATTTTCCGTTaattttttcgatttttatgcaagtttgtttacatattcatgtaaaatttatgtattttagatttttagtagattaaacaatttttttaaatttttttttatttcgttttaatatttcagatttATTAGAATCTACAAAATCAttcatatgtttattttgtttgatttttaatacatttgtatttgcttttagggttttagatttgGGGAAAGCATCTGCAATGTTTGAATCAACAGTTTATTTGTGTATTCATTGTATCTATATATCaacaagttttacattttttgtttttacattgtatttcaatctcaattagtataccaacatgttgtatttccttcttaatttatattcatccTAACTGTATgctaacaattttgtattttattggaTATTCATTATGTATTTCAATCTTAATTTATATGTGAACAagtttgtatttctcttttggttTGTATTCAAcctaattgtataccaacaagttttgtattttatgtgcctactttacctttcaaagtcactttgtatttcaaatgaagagagtatttaatttcttttgtattcacaactttatattcaatctcactttgtatttataactatgtattttcatctcactttgtattcatatattgttttattcaacatatagttcatgatcgATTAGTTACATTAACTTAATGGGATACANNcctaattgtataccaacaagttttgtattttatgtgcctactttacctttcaaagtcactttgtatttcaaatgaagagagtatttaatttcttttgtattcacaactttatattcaatctcactttgtatttataactttgtattttcatctcactttgtattcatatattgttgtattcaacatatagttcacGATCGATTAATTACATTAACTTAATGGGATACAAATTATTATATGCATTCAAACAGAAAAAACagctactaaactaaaaaaaaaacaatttcattcgttatacatcataatttggatacaaaacatccgaaaaaagctataaatcccaatgcatacaaagatttcactgattcaatcagaaaaaaaataactcttGTACTCGACATATACGAATATCTcatccaaacaaataaaaaaatcgaaaaaaatacCTGATTGCTTTTCGATTGTTCACTGGATGCGAcaaatttatagttgtcaattttgaaaaattttgtttcaaaaatatgtcATATTCAACTTGAAGAAGTTTTGAAAGTTATCAGATGAATGATTCGGAagacaaactaaattattttaattttttttttatgttcttaaaaagaaagaaaaaaaacgcTCGACCGAAAGATGGCTATTTATGCTCTTTTCAAAACGTAActgatttgtatttaaaatcttttttaccttttttgaatttttttgttccatgattttctctattctgttattaattagttgtattctttcaaattaatcaaaataaaataaatacataactaattcattaacaaactaaaataatgacatttttaataaataatgaaactgttgctaaggagtcccactaaaagctaaaatattgctgttttgaaaatttaaaatctatatTTATCTGAAATAgtagtaattttaaaaaaattaaataacatagtaataatttgaagttttatatCAGATATGCATGTATACACTTAATATTCACACGGATATAGTTAGACAAAGACATCGTATACGCATGGATACGTATATTAAGTGTAGAATATAATGTATTTTCAGTATTATTATGCACATGAATAAAGTATAACATTCCTGctacaataaatacacatttatGTGCACAAACtcaatatattttgatatattctaaAATCAAAATACCGCTATATCttttataattaagtaaaatctcgctatttttaccctttttcctTATTTCCGGACAGAAAATTCATAGAAAGTCTCCCAACATTATTGGCAGAATATTTTGTTACATTAGTCAAACAGTCAAACCACGTGCTTACCCTCGTGTCAATAAtcactttaattatttataactttttttaaaaaaatttacgtTTAGGTAATTTCATTAGCGTTTCTTAGAAATATACATTGCAATTTCACATATGCATTCACCGTTTAAGAAATTCCATAATTATGTTTGGATTATTTTCTGTGTAATGTGATCAcgtttctaaaaaaaataatactcgaGAGCACTTTTGAGGCATAAATCAAGCACAAAGTATTGTTCTATTGACAAAAGTgtttctaaaatatattaatcaGACATAACATGCTACTCttcaaaatacattttgtaAAAGCTTTTttcattagaaaaaatattattcaaaagaAATACATTTTCAAAGTCGTAAGTGTTACGATTTGAGGTAATAGAATGGTAGTGGAAGCGTATACGAAGAGTGGTTCATTAAGTATTAAAGCTTCGTTTGGTTGAGAACAGGTTATCcaagattaattattttgagattagttattatgagataacttatcccattatatatatgagataatttatcccatcactatgtaTAAATGGGTAATAAGGTATTCCAAACATAACAACCaaacaagaaatcaaaatattatttcagGACTATTTATTTTATCCTACAACTATTTATTCTTATCCCTCACACTAATAGAAATAGAATAGAGTCTTCGAGACTAATTGGTTACCATATGTTGATTAGTAAgacttgaaaatgaaaaaataaataaaagattccTTCTACTTTTTCAACTAtgttttattcttcttctcATGCTATAGTACACAACTACTCAGACAAACAGTGACGGACCCAAAAATTTTACTAAGTGGgttcaacatataaaaaaaaatgaagcaataTTAAATGTTGTGGGTGAAAATCGTATCCGTGATGTATCAATCAAATTGTAATTACTTTGTCGCTGGGCTACGTGTTACTATTGGTTCAAGTGGggtcaaattaattatatacagtgttttgttttaaaaaaacagattgaatatatatgtatatacaatgTACTTTTCCAACCAACAAGGTAAGTCCGCCCTTGGAGACAAAGACAACTTAAATATACACATAAAACTCAAAAGTAAagtctttttaaaatatatatttcaattaattagtaGAATTAATAAACTTGTTTAGGTTAGTTTAAAAAACAATAATCTTTTAAAACTAGTACAACGGGATCAACAACTTGGAAGAATAAACTTCTAGTCATCTTTACTTTGTCCACTATTGGCTCCTAATTCCCACTTCCATATATAAAATTAGtagcaagaaaaaaaagggtaaaaattaaataaacttttATCAATCAATAATATAGATAAAATTAGTCGCAAACAAGGGAAATTTATTacattatgattttttattttttttgttttatgacATTATGATTATCGTTTCTTTACTTAGAACTTCtaatttaaattgttcaaaattgaTATGAAGTTGCTTAAAATTAgagtccggagccaaaagggcaaaaaaattgtcaaaaattttaaaagggcacatcaactttttttaaaatcaaaagggcaaaatcgctcctgacgAAACGATTTCCCTCtgacaaaatgacaaaatagCTGCAAGGGCAGCgattttgtaaataatttttttttatttttttatatcagaattttttttccttacacaTTGCTACAGGAGCAGCGTTTTTCATGCCTAGTGCTATTATTTTCATGCCTATTGTTAATTCTTACTCATAacataaaaatgataaacaagatAGACAgtatactcaataaaattgttgaagcatgaggaaaatggaattatatatcataaataataataaaagaatattaaattaaaaataaactttttaaaaaaaattcttaaccaaaaacaagaaaaaaagatttttttttgagaaaatagcagcaattttgaagatttttttttttttgagaaaatcgtTGCTAAGGCAGTGATCTTAGCcgcgatttttattttttaacgtATGACAACTTTTGTCAGAAGAAAATCGCTCCTAAAAATCGTACGACAAcagtaaaatttaatattcttttattattatttatgatatataattcaattttcctcatgcttcaacaattttattgagtatacTGTCTgtcttgtttatcattttttatattattaataattaacaataggcATGAAAATAATAGCACTAGGCATGAAAAATGCTGCCCCTGCAACGAtgtgtaaggaaaaaaaaattctgatttAAAATCACTGctgtggcagcgatttttaataaaagatttttttttttttttacaaaattgcTGCTATTTTAATTTAGTCAGAGGGAAATCGCTTcgtcaggagcgattttgcccttttgattttaaaaaaatttgatgtgcccttttgaaatttttgacaatttttttttacccttttatcTCCGGACTCATTAAATTTAGACTCAGTCAATGTGACAATGTGTTGACTTAAAATGGTGAAAAATTCAATATAGTTTAACTAAATTGCTTTAAAAATGCAACTTCACATGTAATTACATATATTTAGTTAGAAAGTAAATTGGAATAAACATACCTTAATATATGCATGTCAGTTCAAATATGTTCTTATTAGTCACCGGTTaaattttgtgtaaaataaggACAATTTTGACTCAATCAAATAATgagttaaataattattaaagaagaataaaaattaataaaataaaatttcgttTAGAGCTTTTGGCAAAAAACATTCTTAAActatacccccaacttaaactacATTCTTAAATTATCcttcttaacaaaaaaaacatcctccaaatatttaaaacttaacaacttttatCCCTCTataaaaatttgtcaaaaaattagCGAATTCACACAAAAACATATGCAATTCATACTatactcaaaaaaaattctataattTATTACATGTTGGAAAAAgcttccaaaaataaaaactattttttttgaaacccttgtttgttgttaaaaaaaacaatgttaGAACGGTGTGAGTCTACGAGGAGACATGATCTGCTCTTCTCCTTTACCAACTGAGTGGAGTTGGAGTTTAATTTCACACCATCTTCACCTTGCAAAGTCAAAATGTCATTAGATCAATAATTTTCTGGGGCAAATTGATAGTTGAGGTGATCAAGATTTAGCTGATTTTGATCTCTAGTACACGGGTTTCGTTTTTCATTATTAGAAGTAAAAATCTCCGATCGACACCACTTTTTACAGATTCAGTGAGAAGAAAACATTTCAACTGATAATTCTTTGatatcaaatcaaatgaaaagtaaataaaaacaaaattgctAATTAAAAGGATGACAATTTAAACGTTATTGCTAAAAAATTCACAATATTATTTTAGAAGAATGAACATAAAAGGTTTATTGGGGGTGTTTTAAGGAGTTTTGTTGAGAGTAGTGTGAATCGTACATGTTTTTGTGAagaatttgttaatttttgacaaatttgaaCAAAATGATGAAagttatcaaattttaaataattaaaggatGATTtctgttaaaaataataatttaagaaagtaatttAAATCGGgtataatttatgtatgtttttggccaaaagcTCTTCCGTttacttaaattatattttaaaccccttttcataatatatatatatatatatatagtctaaaCTATTGAATTCCACATGAAAAGAACTCAATTTGTAACTTCCACGGTTGGTTTTTATTGTAGAACTCAATTTCTGATCATATTACTTTGTCATGCGGTTCGGTTCGAGagtaaaattttttattttttattttaaatttagacaTGAAAGCTtatatatctaaaaattatacacttataaattataataacatattcCAAAGAAATCAAATGGTATGAAAAGATTATGCATGCGCTGCAAGCATGAAACAtgttatgataaaataaattaaatttattaaagaaaatcacAAAGAGCAAACCGTTTACCggagaaatatatataaaaaaaggcTTTGATTAATTAATCTGTACAGCAGATCAATCTTAAGAATCTACGATAATTAAGGGTGCATTTCTGTAATTAACCTATGCTTAAACTGCGTTAATTAGTCTCCGCCGTCCGGCAGAGTGTTGAGGTCCAAATCACCTTTTCTCACGATTCCCCGTTCTCTCTTCTGTCCAACTGCGACACCGTCAGCACTGTCCGGCGATGCGTTAACGTTTTCCGGCCGAATCTGAGCATTTCTCTGGAGATATTTCACCGCCACATGCATCCTCCGTAAGATCGCGAAGAACTCGTCAACCTCCGCCTCTGACGGCGACTCCTCCTCTTTCACAGTAGCTTCTACCTCATC
Protein-coding regions in this window:
- the LOC125859379 gene encoding uncharacterized protein LOC125859379, with product MDRHKKRKRTDNGGANGVDRSRHERESSVKENTAVSKPPPPSEAEVNEFFAILRRMNVAVKYLQKNAQIDEVEGSHKRVDLDLNTLPESGD
- the LOC125859922 gene encoding uncharacterized protein LOC125859922: MLLMDGEKKRKRTAIGAGDRSKDEVEATVKEEESPSEAEVDEFFAILRRMHVAVKYLQRNAQIRPENVNASPDSADGVAVGQKRERGIVRKGDLDLNTLPDGGD